The proteins below come from a single Mesobacillus jeotgali genomic window:
- a CDS encoding ring-cleaving dioxygenase has product MNELRGIHHVTAITSSAEKNYEFFTYVLGMRLVKKTVNQDDIRTYHLFFADDKGSAGTDMTFFDFPGIPKGSHGTDEIYKTGFRVPTDEALEYWVKRFDKYDVKHTGIKELFGKKTISFVDFDDQQYMLVSDEHNEGVASGTPWQNGPVPLEYAITGLGPLHIRISRFDYFKEVLEKVMHMREVGQEGSLHLFEMGEGGNGAQVIVEDNKVLPAGRQGFGTVHHAAFRVADTSVLYEWIDHMKAAGFGTSGYVDRFFFESLYARVAPGILFEWATDGPGFMGDEPYETLGEKLSLPPFLESKREQIEDFVRPIDTVRSTRNIEKEYL; this is encoded by the coding sequence TTGAACGAATTAAGAGGGATTCACCATGTTACCGCCATTACCAGCAGTGCGGAAAAGAACTATGAGTTTTTCACATATGTGCTAGGGATGCGCCTTGTAAAAAAGACCGTCAACCAGGATGATATCCGAACTTATCACTTATTTTTCGCGGACGATAAAGGATCTGCAGGCACGGATATGACATTCTTTGATTTCCCAGGGATTCCTAAGGGGTCACACGGAACGGACGAGATTTATAAAACCGGATTCAGGGTGCCGACTGATGAAGCGCTGGAATACTGGGTGAAGCGTTTTGATAAATACGACGTCAAGCATACTGGTATTAAAGAACTTTTCGGCAAAAAGACGATTTCATTCGTCGATTTTGATGATCAGCAATACATGCTGGTTTCCGATGAACACAATGAAGGTGTTGCATCAGGAACACCTTGGCAAAATGGTCCGGTACCGTTGGAGTACGCAATCACAGGACTTGGGCCGCTCCATATTCGGATCTCGCGTTTCGATTATTTTAAAGAGGTACTGGAAAAAGTCATGCATATGCGTGAAGTTGGGCAGGAAGGTTCCCTCCATCTATTTGAAATGGGTGAAGGCGGGAACGGCGCGCAGGTTATTGTGGAGGACAATAAAGTGCTGCCTGCAGGACGCCAGGGATTCGGCACCGTGCATCATGCCGCATTCCGTGTTGCCGACACATCGGTTCTCTATGAGTGGATCGATCATATGAAGGCTGCTGGATTCGGCACATCCGGTTATGTCGACCGATTCTTCTTTGAATCCTTGTATGCGCGAGTGGCACCAGGAATCTTGTTCGAATGGGCAACAGACGGACCAGGCTTCATGGGTGACGAACCATATGAAACACTTGGTGAAAAGCTTTCATTGCCGCCATTCCTGGAATCGAAGCGGGAGCAGATCGAGGACTTTGTGCGGCCGATTGATACTGTCCGCAGCACGCGTAATATTGAAAAAGAGTATCTGTAA
- the wrbA gene encoding NAD(P)H:quinone oxidoreductase yields MNMVKLAVIFYSMGGTNVQLSKWAAEGAKEAGAEVKVFKVKELAPESAIEGNEAWKATVEATKDIPEVTPDDLEWADAIIFSVPTRFGNMPSQMKQFLDTTGGLWAQGKLVNKVVSAMSSAQNPHGGQEATILSLYTTMYHWGAIVAAPGYSDPVTFAAGGNPYGTSVTVDQDGNMIEDVEAAVKYQAKRTVTVAGWVKNGNQ; encoded by the coding sequence ATCAATATGGTCAAATTAGCCGTGATTTTTTATAGCATGGGCGGAACGAATGTGCAGCTTTCGAAATGGGCTGCAGAAGGCGCAAAAGAAGCCGGAGCAGAAGTGAAGGTTTTTAAAGTGAAGGAACTGGCGCCTGAATCAGCGATTGAAGGAAATGAAGCATGGAAAGCAACTGTTGAAGCCACAAAGGATATTCCTGAAGTGACTCCAGACGATCTTGAATGGGCAGACGCGATTATTTTCAGCGTTCCTACACGTTTCGGAAACATGCCATCTCAGATGAAGCAATTTCTTGATACGACTGGCGGCCTCTGGGCACAAGGCAAGCTGGTGAACAAAGTCGTGAGCGCCATGTCCTCCGCGCAAAACCCGCATGGCGGACAAGAAGCGACCATCCTATCACTATACACAACAATGTACCACTGGGGTGCAATCGTCGCAGCCCCTGGCTACAGTGACCCAGTAACATTCGCAGCCGGCGGCAATCCATACGGAACGAGCGTAACAGTCGACCAGGACGGCAACATGATTGAAGACGTCGAAGCAGCGGTAAAGTACCAGGCGAAGCGGACTGTGACAGTTGCTGGTTGGGTTAAGAACGGAAATCAATAA
- a CDS encoding MerR family transcriptional regulator, giving the protein MYSIKQVSEILDIPAVTIRAWENRYNVVSPTRTEGGHRLYSEKDLETLKWIKTQVHEKNMKISDAVRMLQESPPASTPPPSQNDKYGELKEKLYKALVNLDTQEANQIADLAFSLYDYEEVFHHILVQVLYKVGDEWENGSISVAQEHFASQFIINRCTQFLRVLPVNPALQKVLAFCPEGEQHQIGLMVFSLFLKKKGHDVIYLGPNTPLEGLADLIKMKDISVVAISMTNPAPIRKVEDWISSTLQMNPSLRFIVGGICVKDCPKLESKAVTYSLGPDWDKWYDSYMR; this is encoded by the coding sequence TTGTATAGCATCAAGCAAGTATCAGAAATTTTGGATATACCCGCCGTCACGATCAGGGCCTGGGAAAACCGGTACAATGTCGTATCTCCTACCAGGACGGAGGGCGGTCACCGTTTATATAGCGAAAAGGACCTCGAAACACTTAAGTGGATCAAGACTCAAGTACATGAAAAAAATATGAAAATCAGTGACGCGGTCAGGATGCTGCAGGAGTCCCCTCCCGCTTCCACCCCGCCTCCATCACAAAATGACAAGTACGGTGAGCTAAAAGAAAAGCTTTACAAAGCCCTGGTCAACCTTGATACCCAGGAGGCAAACCAGATTGCCGACCTCGCTTTTTCTCTGTATGACTATGAAGAGGTGTTCCACCATATATTAGTCCAGGTTTTGTATAAGGTTGGTGATGAATGGGAGAATGGATCCATCTCGGTTGCCCAGGAGCATTTTGCTTCACAGTTCATCATCAACCGCTGCACACAGTTCTTGAGAGTCCTTCCTGTTAATCCAGCACTCCAGAAAGTGCTGGCGTTCTGTCCAGAAGGAGAGCAGCATCAGATCGGTTTGATGGTCTTCAGCCTTTTTTTAAAAAAGAAAGGCCATGACGTCATCTATTTGGGACCGAATACTCCGCTTGAGGGATTAGCAGATTTGATTAAAATGAAAGACATCAGTGTTGTCGCAATATCCATGACCAACCCGGCCCCGATTCGCAAGGTCGAGGATTGGATTTCTTCAACACTGCAGATGAATCCATCTCTGAGATTCATCGTCGGAGGCATCTGCGTCAAAGACTGTCCAAAGCTTGAGTCAAAGGCAGTCACCTACTCGCTCGGTCCCGATTGGGATAAATGGTATGACTCTTATATGCGTTGA
- a CDS encoding MMPL family transporter: MEKLLHPITDWVSTKRGMWITLIAWLVLMVGLSAGPMLSEYKTTNFQSLPDEAQSIIAEKKTEKLFPNEQGTPGILVFHNKNGDINLDEVKQILNGIIAEDIDGIETIVDINALPPQALGGFISEDGSTMIVPMELEKGLGNSQYSEINDKALETGNEIAEDLESTEFYITGPAGIAGDTVKLFEQADFVLLIATVLIILILLIVIYRSPLLAIIPLLATVIVYQVVNQSVALMGAGGLEVSSQTSSIMSILLFAAVIDYSLFVFSRYREELNKYESKYEAMKYAMRATAEPVFFAGGTVLAAMLILFFADFRDYLNFAPVFGTAMFFIMIASVTLLPALFTLFGRKAFWPKVPKYGQEIEVKHGIWGPVARFVVNKPGISGGIVAVFLVLTAFNVFNLDFEFDTVKKFPEDLPSRVGYEIVEARYDKGELAPTTLLVVSEDSFTEEDTKAIVDQWQSYDEIASVRMSALSEDAHAMKLSVALSMNPYSIEAIDFIGNLRSKTPELLEELAIDGEAYYSGVTAKLLDEREINNHDIVKIVLLETVLILVLLYALTRSIKMSIYMMGTILLSYLSALGLGIFLVDVLFGFEALSSRVPVYAFIFLVALGIDYNIILASRFMEERKAHKVKDALEIAIRNTGGVISSAGVILAATFAALTTMPIADLFVFGFIVAVGILIDTFLVRGMLLPALILFFEKDQKEAAAEGK, from the coding sequence GTGGAAAAGCTATTGCACCCAATCACGGATTGGGTTTCAACAAAGCGTGGAATGTGGATCACGCTTATTGCCTGGCTGGTCCTCATGGTTGGTTTAAGTGCAGGGCCAATGCTTAGTGAATATAAAACAACCAATTTCCAATCGCTTCCTGATGAAGCACAATCGATAATCGCTGAGAAAAAGACGGAAAAACTTTTCCCGAACGAACAAGGAACACCAGGAATCCTCGTTTTCCACAATAAAAACGGCGACATCAACCTGGATGAAGTCAAGCAAATCCTCAATGGAATCATCGCTGAGGATATTGACGGTATCGAAACCATTGTTGATATCAACGCCCTTCCTCCTCAAGCTTTAGGAGGATTCATCTCAGAAGACGGTTCGACGATGATTGTGCCAATGGAGCTCGAAAAAGGGCTTGGAAACAGCCAGTACTCTGAAATCAATGACAAGGCTCTGGAAACTGGCAACGAGATTGCCGAAGACCTTGAAAGCACAGAGTTTTACATTACCGGTCCAGCCGGGATTGCCGGGGACACCGTCAAGCTGTTCGAACAAGCTGACTTTGTCCTGTTGATTGCTACCGTTCTGATTATTTTGATCTTATTGATTGTCATTTATCGTTCGCCGCTGCTTGCGATCATCCCACTGCTCGCGACTGTCATCGTCTATCAGGTCGTGAATCAAAGTGTGGCACTGATGGGTGCAGGCGGCCTGGAGGTCAGCAGCCAGACTTCATCCATCATGAGTATCCTGCTTTTTGCAGCGGTCATTGACTATTCCTTGTTCGTCTTCTCCCGCTATCGCGAGGAACTGAACAAATATGAAAGTAAATATGAAGCGATGAAATATGCGATGCGCGCAACAGCTGAGCCTGTGTTTTTCGCAGGAGGCACTGTTCTCGCCGCCATGCTCATCCTGTTTTTCGCCGATTTCCGTGATTACCTGAACTTCGCGCCTGTATTCGGGACTGCCATGTTCTTTATCATGATTGCTTCAGTTACTCTGCTGCCGGCGCTGTTCACCTTATTTGGCCGCAAAGCATTCTGGCCGAAGGTGCCTAAATACGGCCAGGAAATCGAAGTCAAGCACGGCATCTGGGGACCGGTCGCCAGGTTCGTGGTTAACAAACCGGGAATCTCAGGCGGGATCGTTGCTGTATTTTTAGTTCTTACAGCATTCAATGTCTTCAATCTCGACTTTGAGTTTGATACGGTAAAAAAATTCCCTGAGGACCTGCCTTCACGAGTTGGCTATGAAATCGTCGAGGCACGCTATGACAAAGGGGAACTGGCACCAACGACTTTGCTGGTTGTCAGTGAGGATTCTTTTACCGAGGAAGATACTAAAGCCATCGTTGATCAGTGGCAAAGCTATGACGAGATAGCCTCCGTCCGGATGTCCGCACTATCCGAAGATGCACATGCAATGAAGCTTAGCGTAGCGTTATCAATGAATCCGTACTCTATAGAAGCGATTGATTTTATCGGGAATTTGCGCTCGAAAACTCCTGAGCTATTGGAGGAGCTTGCGATTGATGGAGAAGCATATTATAGCGGAGTCACAGCAAAGCTTTTGGACGAGCGGGAAATCAATAACCACGATATCGTAAAAATCGTCCTTCTGGAAACGGTGTTGATCCTGGTTCTATTGTACGCTCTCACTCGTTCGATCAAGATGTCCATCTACATGATGGGAACCATCCTGTTATCTTACTTATCTGCGCTGGGACTGGGCATCTTCCTCGTCGACGTCTTATTCGGCTTCGAAGCCCTAAGCTCGCGCGTTCCAGTCTACGCCTTCATCTTCTTGGTGGCATTGGGAATCGATTATAACATCATCCTCGCCTCCCGATTCATGGAAGAGCGCAAGGCACACAAAGTCAAAGATGCCCTAGAAATCGCGATCCGCAATACCGGCGGAGTGATTTCATCAGCCGGCGTCATCCTGGCCGCGACATTCGCCGCCCTGACCACGATGCCGATCGCCGATCTGTTCGTCTTCGGCTTCATCGTCGCAGTCGGAATCCTGATCGACACCTTCCTCGTGCGCGGCATGCTGCTGCCAGCCTTGATTCTTTTCTTTGAGAAAGATCAGAAAGAAGCTGCAGCAGAAGGAAAATAA
- a CDS encoding protein adenylyltransferase SelO — MTNNQAGWNIDNSYSRLPKIFYSLQNPTPVKDPELVIFNESLAEELGLNPEALQADGGAALFGGNEIPEGGTPLAQAYAGHQFGHFTMLGDGRAVLLGEQITPDGERFDIQLKGSGRTPYSRGGDGRAGLGPMLREFIISEAMVGLGIPTTRSLAVTTTGEQIIRETMQTGAILTRVGASHLRVGTFQFAANWGKTEDLRALADYAIERHYPKVEGEDNRYLSFLRKVIKRQAALIAKWQHVGFIHGVMNTDNMTISGESIDYGPCAFMDTYDPATVFSSIDRDGRYAYGNQPYIGGWNLSRFAEALLPLLHEDEDEAVKMAEEALSEFPEMFESEFIFGMRLKLGIFNEEKDDKALISGLLNLMHKHKADFTNTFKALTFNQLEGWELFQNEEFKKWHEEWQARLGRQEQSKEDVHELMRDNNPGVIPRNHRVEEALVAAVNGDMSVMVKLLEVLANPYEHSAEQAEFCKPAPPAARPYRTFCGT, encoded by the coding sequence ATGACGAATAATCAAGCGGGCTGGAATATCGATAATAGCTATTCACGCCTGCCTAAAATATTTTATAGTCTGCAAAATCCCACACCTGTAAAAGATCCTGAATTGGTGATCTTCAATGAGTCTCTTGCGGAAGAGCTTGGTCTGAACCCGGAAGCCTTACAGGCTGATGGAGGAGCAGCTCTGTTTGGAGGCAACGAGATCCCAGAAGGCGGGACACCGCTTGCTCAAGCCTATGCAGGTCATCAATTCGGCCATTTCACTATGCTTGGGGACGGGAGGGCAGTTCTGTTGGGAGAGCAGATTACTCCTGATGGTGAGAGGTTTGACATCCAGCTGAAAGGTTCAGGGCGGACGCCATACTCTCGTGGAGGAGACGGGCGCGCAGGACTCGGGCCGATGCTGCGTGAGTTTATCATCAGCGAAGCGATGGTTGGTTTGGGGATTCCGACTACCAGAAGTCTGGCAGTGACGACAACGGGAGAGCAAATCATCCGTGAAACAATGCAGACCGGAGCAATTCTGACCCGTGTGGGAGCAAGCCATCTCAGGGTGGGAACATTCCAATTTGCCGCAAACTGGGGTAAGACCGAGGACCTGAGGGCACTGGCTGATTATGCGATCGAGCGCCATTATCCCAAAGTCGAAGGGGAAGATAACCGCTATCTTTCCTTTTTGAGGAAAGTAATCAAGCGCCAGGCAGCACTGATTGCAAAATGGCAGCATGTTGGTTTTATCCACGGGGTCATGAACACTGATAACATGACCATCAGCGGCGAGAGTATTGACTATGGACCATGTGCTTTCATGGATACGTACGACCCGGCGACCGTTTTCAGTTCGATTGATCGGGATGGGCGCTACGCCTATGGGAATCAGCCGTATATCGGCGGCTGGAATCTTTCTCGTTTTGCGGAGGCCTTATTGCCTTTGCTGCATGAAGATGAGGACGAGGCGGTAAAAATGGCGGAGGAAGCTCTTTCTGAATTCCCGGAAATGTTTGAGTCGGAATTCATATTCGGAATGAGGCTGAAGTTGGGTATTTTTAATGAGGAAAAAGATGATAAAGCGCTTATTTCTGGCCTGCTTAATCTAATGCATAAGCATAAGGCCGACTTTACGAATACGTTTAAAGCTTTGACATTTAATCAGCTGGAAGGATGGGAGTTATTCCAGAATGAGGAGTTCAAGAAATGGCATGAAGAGTGGCAGGCAAGACTTGGACGCCAGGAGCAGTCGAAGGAAGATGTGCATGAGCTGATGCGCGATAATAATCCGGGTGTGATACCTCGAAATCATAGGGTAGAGGAAGCACTCGTGGCTGCAGTGAATGGCGACATGAGTGTCATGGTCAAATTGCTCGAAGTCCTCGCCAACCCATATGAGCACTCAGCTGAGCAGGCCGAATTCTGCAAGCCTGCCCCGCCAGCGGCAAGACCTTATCGCACATTTTGCGGGACTTGA
- a CDS encoding 3-hydroxyacyl-CoA dehydrogenase, whose translation MNYKNITVAGSGVLGSQIAFQTAYHGFNVSVYDINDEALERAKERITKLKPRYQEDLGASEQDLDAAYNRLSFYSDLSQAVADADLVIEAVPEVVDIKTDFYGKLGQVAPEKTVFATNTSTLLPSQFAEATGRPEKFLALHFANEIWKNNTAEVMMHPGTDKAVFNDLLEFAKAIGMVALPLYKEQPGYILNSLLVPFLEAGQMLLMKEVADPETIDKTWMIATGAPKGPFAILDIVGITTAYNIANAKGEAGVPQFKELANLLKTEYIDKGKLGVATGEGFYKYPNPSYEQPGFLK comes from the coding sequence ATGAATTATAAAAACATTACTGTCGCCGGAAGCGGCGTTTTAGGAAGCCAGATTGCTTTCCAAACTGCTTACCATGGATTCAACGTTTCAGTCTACGATATTAACGATGAAGCGCTCGAGCGCGCGAAGGAGCGGATCACAAAGCTGAAGCCGCGTTACCAGGAGGATCTTGGAGCATCTGAGCAGGACCTCGATGCCGCTTACAACCGACTTTCGTTTTACAGTGACCTCTCGCAGGCGGTTGCTGACGCTGACCTCGTCATTGAAGCAGTGCCCGAGGTTGTCGATATCAAGACTGATTTTTACGGTAAATTAGGACAAGTCGCACCTGAGAAGACGGTATTCGCGACGAACACTTCTACGTTGCTGCCAAGCCAATTTGCAGAAGCAACAGGTCGTCCGGAAAAATTCCTTGCTCTTCACTTCGCGAATGAAATCTGGAAAAATAACACCGCCGAAGTCATGATGCATCCTGGCACTGACAAGGCCGTATTTAACGACCTGCTGGAATTCGCGAAAGCCATCGGAATGGTTGCCTTGCCACTATACAAAGAGCAGCCCGGTTATATCCTGAACTCGTTATTGGTCCCATTCCTTGAAGCAGGTCAAATGTTGCTAATGAAGGAAGTCGCCGACCCTGAAACCATCGATAAGACATGGATGATCGCAACTGGAGCACCAAAGGGACCATTCGCGATTTTAGACATCGTCGGCATCACCACAGCATACAACATCGCCAACGCTAAGGGTGAAGCCGGAGTTCCGCAGTTTAAAGAACTCGCAAACCTGTTGAAAACGGAGTACATCGACAAAGGAAAACTGGGTGTAGCCACAGGTGAAGGATTTTATAAATACCCGAACCCAAGCTATGAACAGCCAGGATTTTTGAAATAA
- a CDS encoding GNAT family N-acetyltransferase codes for MPFNYTEEDGRFVAKDSDGLEVGEVTYTRDGDEVLVINHTGVDPANRGQGVAEELVHQVVEKAKNEGLKVEPVCSFAQKEFERKDEYKEVLKQ; via the coding sequence ATGCCGTTTAACTATACGGAAGAAGATGGCCGGTTTGTTGCAAAGGATTCAGATGGACTCGAAGTAGGGGAAGTCACATATACTCGTGACGGAGATGAGGTCCTTGTCATTAACCATACGGGTGTCGACCCTGCCAACCGCGGCCAGGGAGTAGCGGAGGAACTGGTTCACCAAGTTGTAGAGAAGGCGAAGAATGAAGGCTTGAAGGTGGAGCCGGTTTGTTCCTTTGCGCAAAAAGAATTTGAGAGAAAAGATGAATATAAAGAAGTTCTAAAACAATAG
- a CDS encoding DUF378 domain-containing protein encodes MKTLNLVSLVLLIVGGLNWLLVGLFEWDLVGGLFGGMDSPIAKVVYILVGLAAIYSITLLSKVNK; translated from the coding sequence ATGAAAACGTTGAATTTGGTATCATTAGTATTGCTTATTGTCGGCGGTTTAAATTGGCTATTGGTTGGATTATTTGAATGGGATTTGGTCGGAGGACTTTTCGGCGGCATGGACAGCCCGATCGCAAAAGTGGTCTATATCCTTGTAGGGCTCGCAGCCATTTACAGCATTACGCTTTTATCTAAAGTGAATAAATAG